The Rhinolophus ferrumequinum isolate MPI-CBG mRhiFer1 chromosome 28, mRhiFer1_v1.p, whole genome shotgun sequence genome has a window encoding:
- the CHRNB4 gene encoding neuronal acetylcholine receptor subunit beta-4: MRGVHSLVLFFLVAFFGRGDCSMANAEEKLMDDLLNKTRYNNLIRPATSSSQLISIQLQLSLAQLISVNEREQIMTTNVWLKQEWTDHRLAWNSSCYEGVDILRIPSKRVWLPDIVLYNNADGTYEVSLYTNVVVRANGSILWLPPAIYKSACKIQVKHFPFDQQNCSLKFRSWTYDHTEMDMVLKTPTASVDDFTPSGEWDILALPGRRTVDPQDPSYVDVTYDFIIKRKPLFYTINLIVPCLLITSLAILVFYLPSDCGEKMTLCISVLLALTVFLLLISKIVPPTSLDVPLIGKYLMFTMVLVTFSIVTSVCVLNVHHRSPSTHTMAPWVRRCFLRQLPTFLFMKRPDSCSARTPSEASATHPASSSNLYGGSAYFVSPSSAAPKSPAGRVPRDGRLPSSGRFQQDVHEALEGVCFIAQHMKSDDQDQSVVEDWKYVAMVIDRLFLWVFVVVCVLGTVGLFLPPFFQNHTPSEGS, translated from the exons ATGAGGGGCGTGCACTCCCTGGTCCTTTTCTTCCTGGTTGCCTTTTTCGGCAGAG GGGACTGCAGCATGGCCAACGCGGAGGAGAAGCTCATGGATGACCTTCTGAACAAAACCCGCTACAACAACCTGATCCGGCCGGCCACCAGCTCCTCGCAGCTCATCTCCATCCAGCTGCAGCTGTCGCTGGCCCAGCTCATCAGCGTG aaTGAGCGAGAACAGATCATGACCACCAATGTCTGGCTGAAACAG GAGTGGACTGACCACCGCCTGGCCTGGAACAGCTCCTGCTATGAGGGCGTGGACATCCTGAGGATCCCTTCGAAGCGAGTCTGGCTGCCTGACATCGTGCTTTACAACAA CGCCGACGGGACCTACGAGGTGTCTCTCTACACCAACGTGGTGGTGCGCGCCAATGGCAGCATTTTGTGGCTGCCCCCCGCCATCTACAAGAGCGCCTGCAAGATCCAGGTGAAGCACTTCCCCTTCGACCAGCAGAACTGCTCCCTCAAGTTCCGCTCCTGGACCTATGACCACACGGAGATGGACATGGTCCTCAAGACGCCCACGGCCAGCGTGGATGACTTCACCCCCAGCGGCGAGTGGGACATCCTGGCCCTCCCGGGCCGGAGGACCGTGGACCCGCAGGACCCCAGCTACGTGGACGTGACGTACGACTTCATCATCAAGCGCAAGCCGCTCTTCTACACCATCAACCTCATCGTCCCCTGCCTGCTCATCACGTCGCTGGCCATCCTGGTCTTCTACCTGCCGTCCGACTGCGGCGAGAAGATGACGCTCTGCATCTCCGTGCTGCTGGCGCTCACCGTCTTCCTGCTGCTCATCTCCAAGATCGTGCCGCCCACGTCCCTGGACGTGCCGCTCATCGGCAAGTACCTCATGTTCACCATGGTGCTGGTCACCTTCTCCATCGTCACCAGCGTGTGCGTGCTCAACGTGCATCACCGCTCGCCCAGCACGCACACCATGGCACCCTGGGTCAGGCGCTGCTTCCTGCGGCAGCTGCCCACCTTCCTCTTCATGAAGCGCCCCGACAGCTGCTCCGCCAGGACCCCGTCTGAGGCCTCGGCCACACACCCTGCCAGCTCCTCCAACCTCTACGGGGGCTCGGCCTACTTTGTGAGTCCCTCCTCTGCGGCTCCCAAGTCTCCCGCCGGCAGGGTCCCCAGGGATGGCCGGCTTCCGTCTTCTGGGAGGTTCCAGCAGGACGTGCACGAGGCTTTGGAGGGCGTCTGCTTCATCGCGCAGCATATGAAGAGTGACGATCAGGACCAGAGC